One part of the Aspergillus fumigatus Af293 chromosome 7, whole genome shotgun sequence genome encodes these proteins:
- a CDS encoding cytochrome P450, with protein sequence MTNTDIAFGHQHGCELPPELTKNWPLGLDRIKELWTANTEGHLLAFLCSVAEKYEPGNSITQYFLFGPRAFHILQPESVEAILSTNFKDYGFGARAAIFAPRLGNGIFTQEGPAWRHSRDLLRKQFSRVQNRILEHFHEHVDNMVARLPLDGVVDLQPLFFNLTLDIATALLFGRSVYSLLAGIDQDADNGLFAEGFNIAQDGLAKRFRIAPWHFLYNPPGFRKACGDVHRFVEQYIDQLDLENSEDLDDKTYGFIKRVAHESASRQHLRDQLLNVLLAGRDTTACCLSWTFRLLVHHEQAMIRLREEIASVMGDSAHPTKEQIRKMPYLSCVIKESKYSFPSIPSPVTKEVRSSSLPPPPPPVPLNNREAIRTTILPTGGGPDADRPILVRKGELVVFFQYVNSRKKNIYGPDADCFRPERWETGELDHIGWAYFPFNGGPRQCLGENFALMEVSYTVVRLLQTFSSIILPKGQPIEPVGSERQRLTLVLSSADGCKVQIHS encoded by the exons ATGACAAATACC GACATTGCATTCGGACATCAACACGGCTGTGAGCTTCCTCCAGAGCTGACGAAGAACTGGCCCCTGGGGCTCGATCGGATCAAGGAACTGTGGACGGCAAATACAGAGGGCCACCTCCTCGCATTCTTGTGCTCTGTAGCAGAGAAGTATGAGCCCGGCAACAGCATCACTCAATACTTTTTATTCGGTCCGAGAGCCTTTCACATTTTGCAGCCAGAGAGTGTGGAGGCGATTCTTTCTACCAATTTCAAAG ACTATGGCTTTGGTGCACGAGCAGCTATATTTGCTCCACGTCTGGGCAACGGCATTTTCACTCAAGAAGGTCCCGCCTGGAGACATTCTCGAGATCTTTTACGCAAACAGTTTTCTCGAGTCCAGAATCGCATTCTTGAACATTTCCACGAGCATGTTGACAACATGGTAGCTCGCCTACCATTGGATGGAGTCGTCGATCTTCAACCACTATTCTTCAACCTGACCCTCGACATAGCGACAGCGCTTCTATTCGGAAGATCAGTGTACAGCTTATTGGCCGGTATTGATCAAGACGCCGACAATGGGCTCTTTGCCGAGGGCTTTAATATCGCCCAGGACGGCCTAGCAAAGCGATTTCGTATCGCACCCTGGCACTTCCTCTACAACCCTCCCGGATTTCGAAAAGCTTGTGGCGATGTTCACCGATTTGTCGAACAGTACATCGATCAGTTGGACTTGGAAAATAGCGAGGACCTGGATGATAAAACTTATGGCTTTATCAAGCGGGTAGCACACGAGTCTGCCAGCCGACAGCATCTTCGCGATCAACTACTCAATGTGCTTCTGGCAGGAAGGGATACCACAGCCTGTTGCCTTTCGTGGACATT TCGGTTACTTGTTCACCATGAGCAAGCAATGATTCGCCTGCGAGAGGAGATAGCCTCGGTGATGGGGGACTCTGCGCATCCAACGAAGGAGCAAATCAGAAAGATGCCCTATCTCTCCTGCGTCATTAAAGAAAGTAAGTATTCCTTCCCTTCAATTCCGTCTCCTGTGACTAAGGAAGTGAGGTCTTCGTCTttaccccccccccccccccccgtTCCACTGAATAACCGTGAAGCCATTCGGACAACGATTTTACCTACTGGTGGTGGCCCTGACGCAGATCGTCCCATACTAGTCAGGAAAGGGGAGCTCGTTGTCTTTTTTCAATATGTAAATTCGCGCAAAAAGAATATCTATGGTCCTGACGCAGACTGCTTCCGTCCGGAGAGATGGGAAACGGGCGAGCTGGATCATATTGGGTGGGCATATTTTCCTTTCAACGGAGGCCCGCGGCAGTGCCTTGGGGAGAATTTCGCCCTGATGGAAGTTTCATACACAGTTGTGAGGCTATTGCAGACCTTTTCATCCATCATCCTGCCAAAGGGGCAGCCGATCGAGCCTGTTGGGAGCGAAAGACAGCGCCTCACTCTGGTTCTTTCAAGTGCCGATGGTTGTAAGGTGCAAATCCATTCCTGA